From Woronichinia naegeliana WA131, the proteins below share one genomic window:
- a CDS encoding TlyA family RNA methyltransferase yields MPKQRLDLLLVDRHLCESRAIAQRLIRAGEVRVNQQIIDKPGTEIDLTATLEIAEKPPYVSRGGEKLAQALQAFPITVRDRICLDGGISTGGFTDCLLQAGAAQVYGVDVGYGQVAWKLRQDPRVILKERTNFRHLTLEKLYGEQTPADFGVMDLSFISLTQVLEPLWQLLIPPREVVLLIKPQFEVGRAKVGKNGVVRNAQDQAEAIAKVLLTAQQFGWHFGGLTASPLPGPAGNIEYLLWLKMGLTTPTPALETIRELTQTSLIQLGRKN; encoded by the coding sequence TTGCCTAAACAACGCCTCGATCTCCTCCTCGTTGACCGTCATCTCTGTGAATCACGGGCGATCGCGCAACGGTTAATTCGGGCAGGGGAAGTTAGGGTCAATCAACAAATCATTGATAAACCAGGGACTGAAATTGATCTCACTGCCACCTTAGAAATCGCCGAAAAACCTCCCTATGTGTCACGCGGTGGGGAAAAACTAGCCCAGGCTCTCCAGGCATTTCCCATCACTGTCCGCGATCGCATTTGTCTAGATGGCGGCATTTCAACGGGGGGCTTTACCGACTGTTTACTGCAAGCTGGAGCAGCCCAGGTCTATGGAGTCGATGTGGGCTATGGACAAGTCGCTTGGAAATTAAGACAGGATCCGCGAGTCATTCTTAAAGAAAGAACTAATTTTCGTCATTTAACCCTGGAAAAACTCTATGGAGAGCAAACTCCGGCAGATTTTGGGGTGATGGATCTTTCCTTTATTTCTCTCACCCAGGTATTGGAACCTCTCTGGCAACTACTGATTCCCCCTAGAGAAGTGGTCTTACTGATTAAGCCGCAATTTGAGGTTGGGCGAGCCAAGGTGGGTAAAAATGGGGTGGTTCGTAATGCTCAGGATCAAGCCGAGGCGATCGCCAAAGTTTTATTAACGGCTCAACAATTTGGTTGGCATTTTGGCGGCCTGACTGCCTCCCCCCTACCTGGCCCGGCCGGCAATATTGAATATTTGCTCTGGTTAAAAATGGGATTAACGACTCCTACCCCCGCTTTAGAAACGATTAGAGAACTAACCCAGACCTCTCTCATTCAACTAGGACGAAAAAACTGA
- a CDS encoding D-alanine--D-alanine ligase: MTKLRVGLLFGGRSGEHEVSINSARTIQQALQQAENLSKYEVIPFYIQKNGAWTEPAIAAQILNTGKPLADQDIQRANLWQFPAPVAEIDVWFPILHGPNGEDGTIQGLLSLMQVPFVGSNVLGSCVGMDKLAMKMAFAQAGLPQVDYVAVERSEIWSNPCVFPELCDQIEEKLGYPCFVKPANLGSSVGIAKVRSRSELEAALDSAASYDRRIIVEAGIANIREVECAILGNDQPQASVIGEITYDSDFYDYETKYTDGRAQLHIPAQLPEQIVSQIQAMAIKAFKAVDAAGLSRIDFFYQEDSGNLVINEINTLPGFTAFSMYPQLWLASGIAFPELVDRLIQLALERA, translated from the coding sequence ATGACAAAGTTACGGGTTGGCTTGCTCTTTGGTGGACGTTCTGGAGAACATGAAGTCTCGATTAATTCAGCACGGACTATCCAACAGGCCCTTCAACAGGCAGAAAATCTGAGTAAGTACGAAGTCATTCCTTTTTATATTCAGAAAAATGGGGCTTGGACAGAACCCGCGATCGCGGCTCAGATCCTAAACACAGGCAAACCCCTTGCCGATCAAGACATTCAACGTGCTAACCTTTGGCAATTTCCAGCCCCTGTTGCCGAGATAGATGTGTGGTTTCCCATTCTCCATGGCCCAAACGGTGAAGATGGAACCATTCAAGGCCTACTCTCCCTGATGCAAGTTCCCTTTGTCGGTAGTAATGTTCTTGGTTCCTGTGTGGGCATGGATAAGTTAGCGATGAAAATGGCCTTTGCTCAAGCCGGTTTGCCCCAGGTGGATTATGTGGCCGTGGAACGGAGCGAAATTTGGTCAAATCCTTGTGTTTTTCCCGAATTATGTGATCAAATTGAAGAAAAACTCGGTTATCCCTGCTTTGTAAAACCAGCCAATTTAGGATCTTCTGTGGGCATTGCCAAAGTTCGTTCGCGCAGTGAATTAGAAGCCGCCCTGGACAGTGCCGCCAGCTATGACCGTCGTATTATCGTCGAAGCCGGTATTGCCAATATTCGAGAAGTGGAATGTGCCATTTTAGGCAACGATCAGCCCCAAGCTTCCGTCATTGGCGAAATTACCTACGACAGCGACTTTTATGACTACGAGACCAAATATACCGATGGTCGCGCTCAACTTCATATTCCGGCTCAGTTACCAGAGCAAATCGTGAGTCAAATCCAAGCAATGGCCATTAAAGCCTTTAAGGCGGTAGATGCGGCGGGCTTAAGTCGAATCGACTTTTTCTATCAGGAAGACAGTGGCAATTTAGTGATCAACGAAATTAATACCCTACCAGGCTTTACAGCTTTCAGTATGTATCCCCAACTCTGGTTGGCCAGTGGCATTGCTTTCCCCGAATTAGTCGATCGCCTCATCCAACTCGCCCTAGAACGCGCCTAA
- a CDS encoding nicotinate phosphoribosyltransferase yields the protein MNTNLILDIDSYKVSHWLQYPPETTAMYSYVESRGGKYPVTVFFGLQYILKRYLCQPIEPWMVEEANTLLTAHGLPFNYDGWRYIAEDLNGHLPVRIKAVPEGSVIPVHNVLMTVESTDPKVFWLASWLETLLMRVWYPITVATQSWHLKKRIYESLERTADDPNTEINFKLHDFGARGVSSCESSGIGGLAHLVNFQGSDTVQALVYSQKYYHCPLAAYSIPAAEHSTITAWGKEGEVLAYQNMLTQFAKPGSVLAVVSDSYDLWNAIDNLWGDRLRQQVIDSGATLVIRPDSGDPVEIVAKTLEKLEARFGSTINPKGYRVLNAVRVIQGDGVDEDSITAILKRTESLGFSTTNLAFGMGGALLQKLNRDTQKFAMKCSEVTVAGKAITVYKDPITDPGKTSKQGRLALIKTELGYQTVAASAEDLLQVVYEDGQLVHEQSLETIRQRAWPTNA from the coding sequence ATGAATACCAATTTAATTCTCGATATTGACTCCTACAAAGTGAGCCATTGGTTACAGTATCCACCCGAAACAACGGCTATGTATTCCTATGTCGAAAGTCGTGGTGGAAAATATCCTGTCACCGTCTTTTTTGGACTGCAATATATTTTAAAACGCTATCTTTGCCAACCCATAGAACCATGGATGGTAGAAGAAGCGAATACGCTTTTAACTGCTCACGGTTTACCCTTTAATTATGACGGTTGGCGATATATTGCCGAAGATTTAAACGGTCATTTACCTGTACGCATTAAAGCCGTTCCCGAAGGCTCGGTTATCCCTGTTCATAATGTTTTAATGACCGTAGAATCCACCGATCCAAAAGTTTTTTGGTTAGCTTCCTGGCTCGAAACCCTATTAATGCGGGTCTGGTATCCGATTACCGTCGCCACCCAAAGTTGGCATTTGAAAAAGCGAATTTATGAATCCTTAGAGCGTACTGCCGATGATCCCAATACGGAAATTAATTTCAAACTCCACGATTTTGGGGCGCGGGGGGTTTCCAGTTGCGAATCTTCGGGCATTGGGGGACTGGCTCACCTGGTCAATTTTCAAGGTTCCGATACCGTGCAAGCTTTGGTTTACAGTCAAAAGTATTATCATTGTCCCCTGGCTGCCTACTCGATTCCCGCCGCCGAACATTCCACGATTACCGCCTGGGGAAAGGAAGGTGAAGTTTTGGCCTATCAAAATATGCTGACTCAGTTTGCCAAACCTGGTTCTGTTTTAGCAGTCGTTTCTGATTCCTATGATCTCTGGAATGCCATTGATAACTTATGGGGCGATCGCCTGCGACAACAGGTGATTGATTCGGGCGCAACTCTGGTGATTCGGCCAGATTCGGGCGATCCCGTCGAAATTGTGGCTAAAACCCTCGAAAAATTAGAGGCGCGTTTTGGCAGTACCATCAATCCAAAAGGCTATCGAGTCTTAAATGCTGTGCGCGTTATTCAGGGGGATGGCGTGGATGAAGACAGTATTACCGCCATTTTAAAAAGAACGGAAAGCCTTGGATTTAGTACCACTAATTTAGCTTTTGGTATGGGAGGAGCCTTATTGCAAAAACTGAATCGAGATACCCAAAAATTTGCCATGAAATGTAGTGAAGTCACCGTTGCTGGCAAGGCGATCACGGTTTATAAAGACCCCATTACTGACCCTGGCAAAACCAGCAAACAAGGACGATTAGCCCTGATTAAAACCGAGTTAGGTTATCAAACGGTGGCGGCTTCTGCGGAGGATTTATTGCAAGTGGTCTATGAAGATGGACAATTAGTACATGAGCAATCCCTAGAAACGATTCGTCAACGCGCCTGGCCAACCAACGCTTAA
- a CDS encoding bifunctional nicotinamide-nucleotide adenylyltransferase/Nudix hydroxylase gives MKTQYQYGIYIGRFQPFHLGHLRTLNLALEKAEQVILILGSHRVAADTRNPWRSQERIAMIQNCLTPETLQQIHFLTVRDWLYSDNLWLAAVQQQVLEITEGSNSVVILGHRKDASSYYLNLFPQWDYLETGHYQDLNSTQIRAAYFEGKETDYLDKIPQAIAHYLQTFQKSERYTALCDEYQFLQAYKQAWATAPYPPTFVTTDAVVVQAGHVLVVRRKAKPGLGLIALPGGFIQQDETLIEGMLRELKEETRLKVPLPVLRGSIVESHVFDAPGRSLRGRTITHAYFIQLQGGELPAVKGGDDAQKAWWMSLADLYAQEEQIYEDHFQIIQHFVSKV, from the coding sequence ATGAAAACCCAATATCAATACGGAATCTACATCGGTCGGTTCCAACCCTTCCATTTAGGTCACTTACGCACCCTTAACCTTGCCCTCGAAAAAGCCGAGCAAGTCATCCTCATTTTAGGCAGTCATCGTGTGGCGGCAGATACCCGTAACCCCTGGCGATCGCAGGAACGGATTGCGATGATTCAGAATTGTTTAACCCCCGAAACCTTGCAACAGATTCATTTTCTCACCGTTCGGGATTGGCTCTATAGCGATAATTTGTGGTTAGCCGCCGTTCAACAACAGGTTTTAGAAATTACCGAAGGCAGTAATTCCGTTGTTATTTTAGGTCATCGTAAAGATGCTTCTTCCTATTATTTAAATCTCTTTCCCCAATGGGATTATTTAGAAACAGGTCACTATCAAGACTTAAACTCTACCCAAATTCGAGCCGCCTATTTTGAGGGCAAAGAAACCGATTATCTCGATAAAATTCCCCAGGCGATCGCCCACTATTTACAAACCTTTCAAAAGAGTGAACGTTACACCGCTCTTTGTGATGAATATCAATTTTTACAAGCTTATAAACAGGCTTGGGCAACGGCTCCCTATCCCCCGACTTTTGTAACAACGGATGCCGTAGTAGTGCAAGCGGGTCATGTGTTAGTGGTACGGCGTAAAGCCAAACCAGGTCTGGGGTTAATTGCTTTGCCTGGGGGCTTTATCCAACAAGATGAAACCCTGATTGAAGGAATGTTACGGGAGTTAAAAGAAGAAACCCGTCTTAAAGTTCCTTTGCCCGTTTTACGCGGTTCCATTGTGGAAAGTCATGTGTTTGATGCTCCAGGGCGATCGCTGCGTGGGAGAACAATAACTCACGCCTATTTTATTCAATTGCAAGGGGGAGAATTACCTGCGGTGAAAGGTGGGGATGATGCCCAAAAAGCCTGGTGGATGTCCTTAGCGGATCTTTATGCCCAAGAAGAGCAAATCTACGAAGATCATTTCCAAATCATTCAGCATTTTGTCAGCAAAGTTTAG
- a CDS encoding DUF5615 family PIN-like protein translates to MARFYADEQFPFQVVELLRNLGHDVLTVQEAGNANQRIPDDQVLAFAVNQERSILTINRVDFIRLHRRDNEHFGIVVCTNNRNWEQFAARVDDAVKAEESLRGKLIRVLRPSV, encoded by the coding sequence ATGGCACGTTTTTATGCGGATGAGCAGTTTCCCTTTCAGGTTGTGGAATTGTTGAGAAATTTGGGGCATGATGTTTTGACGGTGCAAGAAGCAGGAAATGCTAATCAACGGATACCTGATGATCAGGTGTTGGCGTTTGCTGTCAATCAAGAGCGATCAATTTTGACTATCAATAGAGTTGATTTTATCCGTTTACATCGTCGTGATAATGAGCATTTCGGGATTGTGGTTTGTACGAATAATCGTAATTGGGAACAGTTTGCAGCGAGGGTTGATGACGCGGTAAAAGCAGAGGAATCGTTGCGGGGGAAGTTGATTCGAGTACTACGTCCGTCTGTTTAA
- a CDS encoding DUF433 domain-containing protein, producing the protein MIQLLAQSLGGNWQGIEKTPRVCGGQACIVNTRIPVWVLVEARRIGYSDADLLTSYPTITATDLANAWVYAAAHGDEIDLAIAQNEAA; encoded by the coding sequence GTGATTCAGTTACTTGCTCAAAGTCTTGGTGGCAATTGGCAGGGAATTGAGAAAACGCCTAGGGTTTGTGGTGGACAGGCTTGCATTGTGAATACAAGAATTCCTGTTTGGGTGCTTGTGGAAGCCCGTCGTATTGGTTATAGTGATGCTGATTTGTTGACGAGCTATCCGACGATTACCGCTACGGATTTAGCGAATGCTTGGGTTTATGCGGCGGCTCATGGGGATGAGATTGATTTGGCGATCGCTCAGAATGAGGCGGCTTAG
- a CDS encoding type II toxin-antitoxin system RelE/ParE family toxin — protein sequence MDYRVILSPQAIRDLETIVRYVAITNPELAKKLGQQLLDKTKELGVFPFRGRVVPEFNDVNVRQLILRPYRIIYRVEEPIRQVSVARFWHTARVFLE from the coding sequence ATGGACTATAGGGTAATTCTTTCGCCGCAAGCTATTCGTGATTTAGAAACTATCGTCCGCTATGTTGCAATTACAAATCCTGAATTAGCTAAAAAGTTAGGTCAACAATTACTAGATAAAACTAAAGAGTTAGGGGTTTTTCCTTTTCGAGGTCGAGTGGTTCCAGAATTTAACGATGTTAACGTCCGTCAATTAATTCTTAGACCCTATCGCATTATTTATCGTGTTGAAGAACCGATTCGCCAGGTCAGTGTCGCTAGATTTTGGCACACAGCTAGAGTTTTTTTAGAGTAG
- a CDS encoding DUF433 domain-containing protein: MDWETRITLNPNILVGKPIIKGTRLAVEFIIDLLAQGWSIDEILRNYPGITVADIQACLSYASMMLKSEKVYGIPA; this comes from the coding sequence ATGGACTGGGAAACTCGAATTACTCTGAATCCAAATATTTTAGTTGGAAAACCCATTATCAAAGGAACAAGACTTGCGGTTGAATTTATCATCGATCTTCTAGCACAAGGTTGGAGCATTGATGAAATTCTGCGGAATTACCCAGGTATTACAGTTGCAGATATTCAAGCTTGTCTTAGCTATGCTAGTATGATGCTCAAGTCCGAAAAAGTATATGGTATCCCCGCTTAA
- a CDS encoding DUF5615 family PIN-like protein: MRFLANENFPLDAVETLRQNGHDVVWIRVESPNISDPEVLSRAQAENRILLTFDKDFGELAFRSKLPASVGIILFRIKAPSGSVVAEKVVKVISLRDDWHGHFTVVEEDKIRMRDLN, encoded by the coding sequence ATGCGTTTTCTAGCCAACGAAAATTTCCCTCTGGATGCTGTTGAAACACTACGGCAAAATGGCCATGACGTGGTGTGGATTAGGGTGGAATCACCTAACATCTCCGATCCAGAAGTTTTAAGTCGCGCCCAAGCAGAAAATCGTATTCTCTTGACATTTGATAAAGATTTTGGAGAACTCGCCTTTCGCTCAAAGTTGCCCGCCAGTGTCGGTATTATTTTATTTAGAATAAAAGCACCTTCTGGCTCTGTAGTAGCTGAGAAAGTTGTTAAAGTTATCTCATTACGCGATGACTGGCATGGACATTTTACCGTTGTTGAAGAAGACAAAATAAGAATGAGAGACTTGAATTAG
- a CDS encoding transposase family protein: MAKGFGARVLTPQQEKEVKIIKRSILKHFQCLKEPRTGRRQDHNLTAIVTIGILAVLSGADGFVAIEAYGKAKREWLEMFLVVCQFSICG; the protein is encoded by the coding sequence ATGGCAAAAGGCTTCGGCGCAAGAGTTCTAACCCCACAACAAGAAAAAGAAGTCAAAATTATCAAAAGAAGCATACTGAAACATTTTCAGTGCCTAAAAGAACCGAGAACAGGGAGAAGGCAAGACCATAACTTAACAGCAATTGTCACCATAGGAATATTGGCAGTATTGTCAGGGGCAGATGGCTTCGTAGCAATTGAAGCCTATGGCAAAGCCAAACGAGAATGGCTAGAAATGTTTCTAGTGGTCTGTCAATTTTCTATTTGTGGATAA
- a CDS encoding IS630 family transposase (programmed frameshift), which yields MLKTYIVRLSQEERQTLKDLVSIGKGAAYKIKHANILLNIDVNGQGWTDEEAAAAFSCHRNTVANLRERLVNEGVESALSRKPRKTPPRQPIIDGEVEAKLIALRCGEPPAGQARWTLRLLADKAVELEIVPAISHETVRPSVKKNELKPHLRQMYVIPPEKSAEFVSNMEDVLEIYHRPYDPNCPVICMDEQPIQLVKETRLPLPAKPGQPEAHDYEYERNGTANIFMFTEPLSGWRKTVVSERRTSVDWATEIKNLLDNDYADNDKVILVCDQLNTHKLASLYEAFEPSTARRLVERLEIHHTPKHGSWLNIAENELSAMTRQCLARRIPDRETLEQETTAWYTQRNHSQKSVDWQFTTAEARIRLKRLYPQIEN from the exons ATGCTCAAGACCTATATTGTCCGATTAAGTCAAGAAGAACGTCAGACCCTAAAAGATTTGGTATCCATCGGCAAAGGAGCGGCTTACAAAATTAAGCACGCCAATATTCTGTTAAACATTGATGTGAATGGACAAGGATGGACGGATGAGGAAGCTGCCGCCGCCTTTAGTTGTCACCGTAACACAGTCGCCAATCTCAGGGAGCGATTGGTCAATGAAGGTGTGGAGTCAGCATTAAGCCGCAAGCCCCGCAAAACGCCGCCTCGTCAACCGATTATTGATGGAGAGGTAGAAGCAAAACTAATCGCCTTACGTTGTGGAGAACCGCCTGCTGGTCAAGCCCGTTGGACATTGAGGTTACTAGCCGACAAGGCGGTCGAGTTAGAAATTGTGCCAGCAATTAGTCACGAAACCGTGCGTC CAAGTGTTAAAAAAAATGAACTAAAACCTCATCTGCGACAGATGTACGTGATTCCACCAGAAAAGAGTGCCGAATTTGTGTCTAACATGGAAGATGTTCTAGAAATTTATCACCGACCCTATGACCCCAATTGTCCAGTGATTTGCATGGATGAGCAACCTATACAATTGGTCAAAGAAACCCGCCTTCCTCTACCAGCCAAACCTGGACAGCCAGAGGCGCATGATTACGAATATGAACGCAATGGAACAGCCAATATCTTTATGTTTACAGAACCCTTGTCTGGGTGGCGAAAGACAGTTGTCAGTGAACGTAGAACATCGGTTGACTGGGCAACAGAAATTAAGAATTTACTCGATAACGACTATGCTGATAACGACAAAGTCATTTTAGTATGTGATCAGCTAAATACTCACAAACTTGCCTCACTATATGAAGCATTTGAGCCTTCCACGGCTCGTCGTCTAGTCGAACGGTTGGAAATTCACCATACCCCAAAACATGGCAGTTGGCTTAATATTGCTGAAAACGAGCTGTCCGCAATGACTCGGCAATGCCTAGCTCGTCGAATTCCAGATCGGGAAACTTTAGAGCAAGAAACAACGGCTTGGTACACTCAGCGCAATCATTCCCAAAAGTCGGTAGATTGGCAATTCACGACGGCTGAGGCTCGTATTCGTCTCAAGCGTCTTTATCCACAAATAGAAAATTGA
- a CDS encoding ISAs1 family transposase, which produces MLETEELEKSFLSWISSLTEKMDIELIQIDGKTKRGSYDREKGLNALHSISAWSSERGLMLAQKKVDSKSNEIKAVSLLLKLLNIKGAVVTLDAMGTQTEIAKQIKQGEGDYVLALKGNQGKLNKQVRDWFKQAVAQNWQGIEYSYHEKTEKGHYRLETRQVWTVSINQLSALHRQNQWVGLATVVMVKSKTQFGHKTTETFRYYISSLPTDAERHSHVIRSHWSIENSLHWVLGHWYRLARSYKRCNTRGSTNQANLE; this is translated from the coding sequence ATGTTGGAAACAGAAGAACTAGAAAAAAGTTTTCTGAGCTGGATAAGCAGTCTAACGGAGAAAATGGACATAGAGCTGATACAGATAGATGGAAAAACGAAAAGAGGTTCTTATGATAGGGAAAAAGGACTAAATGCGTTACACAGCATAAGTGCGTGGAGTAGTGAGCGGGGACTGATGTTAGCGCAAAAGAAAGTAGATAGTAAATCTAATGAAATAAAAGCAGTCTCCTTGTTACTGAAGTTACTTAACATCAAGGGGGCAGTAGTAACCCTAGATGCAATGGGAACGCAGACAGAAATCGCAAAACAAATAAAGCAAGGTGAAGGTGACTATGTATTGGCTCTCAAAGGAAATCAGGGCAAACTTAATAAACAAGTTAGGGATTGGTTTAAACAAGCGGTCGCTCAGAACTGGCAAGGAATTGAATACAGTTATCATGAGAAGACAGAAAAAGGACATTACCGTTTAGAAACTCGTCAAGTCTGGACAGTGTCAATCAATCAGCTTTCCGCATTGCATCGCCAAAATCAGTGGGTCGGTTTAGCAACTGTTGTGATGGTTAAAAGTAAAACTCAATTCGGTCATAAAACAACAGAGACGTTTCGCTATTATATTAGCAGTCTTCCTACGGATGCCGAACGTCATAGCCATGTGATTCGTTCTCACTGGAGTATTGAAAATAGTCTGCATTGGGTTTTAGGGCACTGGTATCGTCTAGCTAGAAGCTATAAACGTTGCAATACAAGAGGTTCAACAAATCAGGCGAATTTGGAGTAA
- a CDS encoding IS1 family transposase, with protein MSTLNKSSIDLLSDIGLPQEKEEALFQKNCPHCYSEKVKIHSHYQTKGNGERKMFICQECGSCFAETYGSVIAGLETPLSEIVKVLKARMEGIGLNAAARVFGYAKTTILNWEKKLSGLQETLFLYALVNEFVKLVIEGDELYTKVGKNKEASASEGWTIVLMDRASRFIWHLKCGKKEQKLFLEAMMTVAELFERSAESLQLFTDGEKRYSQLLFNICHEVLRTGKRGRPTKVLPKGMVVRLKNKSSKRRDSEGKLEKVETPKTEHPETTEKPEDKDVHANHVEAFNSSLRRYLAAFRRRTNTYAKSVVGLQRVLDIFWMVHNFVRSHFTTKKVPAVALGIIQKGLTWEDLLQIRLIC; from the coding sequence ATGTCAACATTGAATAAAAGCTCAATTGACCTCCTAAGTGATATTGGCTTACCCCAAGAGAAAGAGGAAGCCTTATTTCAGAAAAACTGCCCTCATTGCTATAGTGAAAAAGTAAAAATACATTCTCATTACCAAACGAAAGGTAACGGGGAACGTAAAATGTTCATCTGTCAAGAATGTGGTTCTTGTTTTGCTGAGACTTATGGTAGCGTAATCGCTGGCTTAGAAACCCCATTAAGTGAAATTGTAAAAGTATTAAAAGCCAGAATGGAAGGAATAGGATTAAATGCAGCAGCCCGAGTATTCGGCTACGCAAAAACAACAATATTGAATTGGGAAAAGAAATTATCAGGATTACAAGAGACATTATTTTTATACGCCTTAGTGAATGAATTTGTTAAATTAGTAATAGAAGGGGATGAACTATACACAAAAGTTGGAAAAAATAAAGAAGCAAGTGCCTCTGAGGGGTGGACAATCGTGCTCATGGACAGGGCTAGCCGCTTTATTTGGCATTTAAAATGTGGTAAAAAAGAGCAGAAATTATTTCTAGAAGCAATGATGACGGTAGCGGAATTATTTGAAAGGAGTGCAGAATCTCTCCAGTTATTTACAGATGGAGAAAAGCGATATAGTCAACTGCTATTTAATATTTGTCACGAAGTATTAAGGACTGGGAAGCGAGGTCGTCCCACCAAAGTATTACCGAAGGGTATGGTGGTAAGATTAAAAAATAAGAGTAGTAAACGTCGAGATTCTGAGGGTAAACTAGAGAAAGTAGAAACTCCGAAAACTGAACATCCTGAGACAACAGAAAAACCAGAAGACAAGGATGTTCATGCCAACCACGTTGAGGCATTTAATAGTTCTCTACGACGCTATTTAGCCGCCTTTCGTCGTCGAACAAATACTTATGCTAAATCTGTTGTGGGATTACAGCGAGTGCTAGATATTTTCTGGATGGTTCATAACTTTGTTCGCAGCCATTTTACGACGAAAAAAGTTCCTGCGGTAGCTCTCGGTATAATTCAAAAAGGGTTAACTTGGGAGGACTTACTCCAAATTCGCCTGATTTGTTGA
- a CDS encoding TIGR03936 family radical SAM-associated protein, which produces MRLPWPIPPFKGQFQPNINRIQRFRVWFGKQGSMALVSHLDLVRLFERAVRRAALPISFTGGFRAGPRISIANALPLGATSSGEIVDFELTESLELANFQQRLSAVLPADIPIYQVQEIDIKAPSATKLLDQAEYSITIGIEQAVSLTQWQQWIDQIWQATEILLAKKTKSGKPVTLNPHSVHKKRTKKIRKVIMTKDNTDK; this is translated from the coding sequence ATGCGATTACCCTGGCCCATCCCCCCTTTTAAAGGACAATTTCAGCCCAATATTAACCGTATCCAACGTTTTCGAGTCTGGTTTGGCAAACAAGGCTCCATGGCCCTGGTCAGTCATTTAGATTTAGTTCGTTTATTTGAGCGAGCCGTGCGTCGGGCTGCTTTACCCATTTCCTTTACGGGCGGATTTCGGGCTGGCCCTCGGATTTCCATTGCCAATGCCTTGCCCTTGGGGGCTACCAGTAGCGGTGAAATTGTGGATTTCGAGTTAACAGAAAGCTTAGAATTAGCGAATTTTCAACAACGTCTCAGTGCGGTACTTCCTGCGGATATCCCCATTTATCAGGTGCAAGAAATTGATATCAAAGCTCCTTCGGCGACAAAATTATTAGATCAGGCGGAGTATTCGATTACCATTGGGATAGAACAAGCTGTTTCTCTGACCCAGTGGCAGCAATGGATTGATCAAATTTGGCAAGCAACAGAGATTTTACTGGCCAAAAAAACAAAATCAGGGAAACCAGTTACTTTAAACCCACATTCCGTACATAAAAAAAGAACAAAGAAAATAAGAAAAGTCATTATGACAAAAGATAATACTGACAAGTAG